One genomic segment of Methanothermococcus okinawensis IH1 includes these proteins:
- a CDS encoding RNA ligase partner protein: MQKQRFCLDTTAITDSEVRKSLGANTISESAEMILDLISESRVHLDISCHIPYPSVYDELAGFLKREGCPEEILIKVDTWLVKKTPNRYEIKLPAEILYEYIKDLRERINKGMRISENAMYETASEAYVLSQDDKLKDEKDKKDKKLLIDDVLSKTVNSFRNKYRSALRTGTLDSAPDLDVLLLAKELDAAVVASDEGIEKWAQRLGLRFVKARDFPFILKEYLNVYGKKI, translated from the coding sequence TTGCAAAAACAAAGATTTTGTTTGGATACTACGGCAATTACAGATAGTGAGGTTAGAAAATCGCTTGGGGCAAATACGATTTCTGAATCTGCTGAGATGATACTTGATTTAATATCAGAATCAAGGGTTCATTTGGATATTTCATGCCATATTCCGTATCCAAGTGTATATGATGAGCTCGCAGGATTTTTGAAAAGGGAGGGGTGTCCAGAAGAAATTTTAATTAAAGTAGATACTTGGCTTGTAAAGAAAACACCAAATAGGTATGAAATAAAACTCCCAGCAGAGATACTTTATGAATATATAAAGGATTTAAGGGAAAGAATAAACAAAGGCATGAGAATAAGTGAAAATGCAATGTATGAAACAGCATCAGAAGCTTATGTGCTTTCACAGGATGACAAGTTAAAGGATGAAAAAGATAAGAAAGATAAAAAATTATTAATAGATGATGTTTTATCAAAAACTGTAAATTCATTTAGGAATAAATATAGAAGTGCTTTGAGAACTGGAACTCTTGATAGTGCCCCAGATTTAGATGTGCTATTACTTGCAAAGGAGCTCGACGCCGCAGTGGTGGCAAGTGATGAAGGTATTGAAAAATGGGCTCAACGCCTTGGATTGAGATTTGTTAAGGCAAGGGATTTTCCATTTATACTTAAAGAATATTTAAATGTCTATGGAAAGAAGATTTAA
- a CDS encoding nucleotidyltransferase family protein, producing the protein MSSHLKNFLKDRNEIIKYSKEKDNNCINHLKKIIDNIKSKKEGEEKPSNIVADFTEYNPLHNGHKYCLNEGKKYGIFISILPAPLERSGRGIPYLVDRYIRSEMAIKAGADVVVEGPPMGIMGSGQYMQCLIKMFYNIGAEIIPRGHIEENAMEKVINCINSGYHIKVKPYNVSCIETGELLCEKLEIDNYVIASMSNTIYKVNKNYNINFNPKFVFIKRIEGISGTKIRESILNGKFDEIRNMLPETTLNILKRYYDKGKLNSIILKRFEDRILETANEYDLKRYIPKHIAEYLEKNRPYTTVDEIKNAIPYGFSRHYKERIISKLEARIDNKIISEYIKNYPSKIKILAVNDDF; encoded by the coding sequence ATGAGCTCACATTTAAAAAATTTTTTAAAGGATAGGAATGAAATAATAAAGTATTCAAAAGAAAAGGATAATAATTGTATAAACCATCTAAAAAAGATTATTGATAATATCAAATCCAAAAAAGAGGGGGAAGAAAAACCAAGTAATATTGTTGCAGATTTCACAGAATACAATCCATTACATAATGGGCATAAATACTGCTTAAATGAAGGTAAAAAATACGGTATCTTTATAAGTATTCTTCCAGCACCGCTTGAAAGAAGTGGAAGAGGCATTCCATATCTTGTTGATAGATATATCCGTTCTGAAATGGCTATAAAAGCTGGTGCAGATGTGGTTGTTGAAGGTCCTCCTATGGGAATAATGGGCTCTGGTCAATATATGCAGTGTCTTATAAAGATGTTTTATAACATAGGGGCGGAAATTATACCAAGAGGGCATATTGAGGAAAATGCCATGGAAAAGGTCATAAACTGTATAAATAGTGGATACCATATAAAAGTTAAGCCCTATAATGTATCATGCATTGAAACGGGTGAGCTCCTATGTGAAAAACTTGAAATAGATAATTATGTTATAGCTTCTATGTCAAATACTATTTATAAAGTTAATAAAAACTACAATATCAATTTTAATCCAAAATTTGTTTTTATAAAACGAATAGAAGGCATAAGTGGGACTAAAATTAGAGAAAGCATACTTAACGGAAAATTTGATGAGATAAGAAATATGCTTCCAGAAACCACATTAAATATTTTAAAGAGATATTATGATAAAGGGAAACTTAATAGTATTATTTTAAAAAGGTTTGAAGATAGGATACTGGAAACTGCAAATGAATATGATTTAAAAAGATATATTCCAAAACATATAGCAGAATATTTAGAAAAGAACAGGCCTTATACTACTGTTGATGAGATAAAAAATGCTATTCCCTATGGATTTTCAAGACATTATAAAGAGAGAATCATATCAAAGCTCGAAGCTCGAATAGATAATAAAATTATTTCTGAATATATAAAAAATTATCCTTCAAAGATAAAAATACTTGCAGTAAATGACGATTTTTAA
- a CDS encoding type I restriction-modification system subunit M, translated as MKLKKKQEMLKKLEKTLWGSAEKLRGSVDPSRYKDIVLGIIFLKYASDMFEERRRELIDLSKNPKSDYYCETEDELIGLLEDNEEYISENVFYVPEQSRWDYLIKNAKNPNIAKLLDDAMILLEKHNSKLKGVLPKEYVRAEIPHEKLGALLDLFNNINYKEFIENKDESIGDVFGTIYGYFMRNFSQKLGQKGGEFFTPECIVKLLVELVEPLRGRIYDPACGSGGMFVQSSKFVKEYLKNGNGIDLAIYGQELNSSNVRICKMNLAIHRLSHDQIKQGDTLSNDKHRDLKADYIITNPPFNYKDYDQKVLEGDVRFPYGIVPKKAENAKSGNANFLWIQHFIYHLSDNGIAAFIMANGSLSAGGKEGEIRKKIIEEGIVDCIISLPNKMFYTTQIPACIWVIDKNKENGRFRSRKWETLFIDAREIYTPVARNQNEFSDEQIKKIADVYRCYRGEDGYPDYKDEKGFCKVATIDEIREQDYILTPGRYVGIADVEEDSEPFEDKMERLTKELSEHFKKSRELEERIKNNLSELGFKA; from the coding sequence ATGAAGTTAAAGAAGAAACAGGAAATGTTAAAAAAACTTGAAAAAACATTATGGGGTAGTGCTGAAAAACTAAGGGGTAGTGTTGACCCTTCAAGATATAAAGATATAGTATTGGGCATTATATTCTTAAAATATGCTTCTGATATGTTTGAAGAAAGAAGAAGAGAATTAATTGATTTATCTAAAAATCCCAAAAGTGATTATTATTGTGAAACAGAAGATGAGCTCATAGGACTTTTAGAAGATAATGAGGAATATATTTCTGAAAATGTTTTTTATGTTCCTGAACAATCAAGGTGGGATTATTTAATAAAAAATGCGAAAAATCCAAATATTGCCAAGTTATTGGATGATGCAATGATTTTGCTTGAAAAACATAACAGTAAATTAAAGGGAGTATTACCTAAGGAATATGTAAGGGCAGAAATTCCACATGAGAAATTAGGGGCATTACTTGATTTATTTAATAATATTAATTATAAGGAATTTATAGAAAACAAGGATGAAAGTATAGGGGATGTATTCGGAACAATTTATGGGTATTTTATGAGGAACTTTTCCCAGAAATTGGGGCAGAAAGGGGGTGAGTTCTTTACTCCTGAATGTATTGTAAAACTGCTTGTTGAGTTGGTGGAGCCGTTAAGAGGTAGAATATACGACCCTGCATGTGGTAGTGGTGGAATGTTTGTTCAGAGCTCTAAGTTTGTAAAGGAGTATTTAAAAAATGGAAATGGTATAGATTTAGCAATATATGGTCAGGAGTTGAATTCCTCAAATGTTAGAATATGTAAAATGAACCTTGCGATACATAGATTATCCCATGACCAGATAAAACAGGGAGACACGCTATCAAATGATAAACATAGGGATTTAAAAGCAGATTATATTATTACAAATCCGCCGTTTAACTACAAGGATTATGACCAAAAGGTTTTGGAAGGAGATGTAAGGTTTCCCTATGGAATTGTTCCAAAAAAGGCAGAAAATGCAAAAAGTGGGAATGCAAACTTTTTATGGATACAGCATTTTATTTATCATTTATCGGATAATGGCATAGCTGCTTTTATTATGGCTAATGGTTCCCTATCTGCTGGTGGTAAAGAAGGGGAGATAAGAAAAAAGATAATAGAAGAAGGTATTGTAGATTGTATAATATCACTACCTAATAAGATGTTTTATACTACGCAAATTCCCGCTTGTATATGGGTAATAGACAAAAACAAAGAGAATGGAAGGTTTAGAAGTAGGAAATGGGAAACTCTATTTATAGATGCAAGGGAAATTTACACCCCCGTAGCAAGAAATCAGAACGAATTTTCAGATGAACAGATTAAAAAAATAGCTGATGTTTATAGATGTTATAGGGGAGAGGATGGCTATCCAGATTATAAGGATGAAAAGGGATTCTGTAAAGTTGCTACGATAGATGAAATAAGAGAACAAGATTATATTTTAACTCCTGGGCGTTATGTTGGAATTGCAGATGTTGAAGAAGACTCAGAACCTTTTGAAGATAAAATGGAAAGATTGACTAAGGAATTATCAGAACACTTTAAAAAATCGAGAGAATTAGAAGAAAGAATAAAGAATAATTTAAGTGAATTGGGATTTAAGGCATAA